A window of the Pseudomonas gozinkensis genome harbors these coding sequences:
- a CDS encoding carbohydrate ABC transporter permease, whose product MNKVQNNKAWWLVLPVFLLVAFSAVIPMMTVVNYSVQDIFDQSSRYFVGADWYKQVLLDPRLHDSLLRQFIYSACVLLIEIPLGIAIALTMPTKGRWSSVVLIVLAIPLLIPWNVVGTIWQIFGRADIGLLGSSLNAMGISYNYAANTMDAWVTVLVMDVWHWTSLVALLCFSGLRAIPDVYYQAARIDRASAWAVFRHIQLPKLKSVLLIAVMLRFMDSFMIYTEPFVLTGGGPGNSTTFLSQTLTQMAVGQFDLGPAAAFSLVYFLIILLVSWLFYTAMTHNDANR is encoded by the coding sequence ATGAACAAGGTGCAGAACAACAAGGCCTGGTGGCTGGTGCTGCCGGTGTTCCTGCTGGTGGCCTTCAGTGCGGTGATTCCGATGATGACCGTGGTCAATTACTCGGTGCAGGACATCTTCGACCAGTCCAGCCGCTACTTCGTCGGCGCCGACTGGTACAAGCAGGTGCTGCTCGATCCGCGTCTGCACGATTCGCTGCTGCGCCAGTTCATCTACTCGGCGTGTGTGCTGCTGATCGAAATCCCGCTTGGCATCGCCATCGCGCTGACCATGCCGACCAAGGGGCGCTGGTCGTCGGTGGTGTTGATCGTGCTGGCGATCCCGCTGCTGATTCCATGGAACGTGGTCGGCACCATCTGGCAGATTTTCGGCCGCGCCGACATCGGCCTGCTCGGGTCGAGCCTTAACGCCATGGGCATCAGCTACAACTACGCGGCCAACACCATGGACGCCTGGGTCACCGTGCTGGTGATGGACGTCTGGCACTGGACTTCGCTGGTGGCGCTGTTGTGTTTCTCCGGGTTGCGGGCAATTCCAGATGTGTATTACCAGGCCGCGCGCATCGACCGGGCCTCGGCCTGGGCGGTGTTCCGGCACATTCAGTTGCCCAAGTTGAAGAGCGTGCTGCTGATCGCGGTGATGCTGCGCTTCATGGACAGCTTCATGATCTACACCGAGCCGTTCGTGCTCACCGGCGGCGGGCCGGGTAACTCGACGACCTTCCTGAGTCAGACCCTGACCCAGATGGCCGTAGGCCAATTCGACCTGGGGCCGGCGGCGGCATTCTCGCTGGTGTACTTCCTGATCATCCTGCTGGTGTCCTGGCTGTTCTACACCGCCATGACCCACAACGATGCCAACCGCTGA
- a CDS encoding ABC transporter ATP-binding protein, which produces MAEIRLQHLAHSYSKTPSGPEDYAIREMDHIWEQGGAYALLGPSGCGKSTLLNIISGLLSPSQGHVLFDGKAVNDLTPEKRNIAQVFQFPVVYDTMTVFDNLAFPLRNQGLAEAKVHSKVQEIAEVLDLQNLLSKKARNLTADEKQKVSMGRGLVRDDVSAILFDEPLTVIDPHLKWKLRRKLKQIHEQFNITMVYVTHDQLEASTFADKIAVMYGGQIVQFGTPRELFERPSHTFVGYFIGSPGMNLIEVQPQPGGVGFNSTHLPLSDGLQRHIEHGQWKNLKVGIRPEFIHVWDEPFDDAMQARVVHVEDLGTYKIMTLDLDGALLKVRLAEDKPVPQGTAYISFPAQWLMVYADEFLLDATDSEVQP; this is translated from the coding sequence ATGGCCGAAATCCGTTTGCAGCACCTCGCCCACAGCTACAGCAAAACCCCGAGCGGGCCCGAGGATTACGCGATCCGCGAGATGGACCACATCTGGGAGCAGGGCGGCGCCTATGCCTTGCTCGGCCCTTCGGGTTGCGGCAAATCGACGTTGCTCAACATCATTTCCGGTTTGCTCAGCCCGTCCCAGGGCCATGTGCTGTTCGATGGCAAAGCGGTCAACGACCTGACCCCGGAGAAGCGCAACATCGCTCAGGTGTTCCAGTTCCCGGTGGTCTACGACACCATGACCGTGTTCGACAACCTGGCCTTTCCCTTGAGAAATCAGGGCCTGGCCGAGGCGAAAGTACACAGCAAGGTGCAGGAAATCGCCGAAGTCCTCGACCTGCAAAACCTGCTGAGTAAAAAGGCGCGCAACCTTACCGCCGACGAAAAACAGAAAGTCTCCATGGGCCGTGGCCTGGTGCGCGATGACGTGTCGGCGATCCTGTTCGACGAGCCGCTGACGGTGATCGACCCGCACCTGAAATGGAAACTGCGGCGCAAGCTCAAGCAGATCCACGAGCAGTTCAACATCACCATGGTCTACGTCACCCACGATCAGTTGGAGGCTTCAACTTTCGCCGACAAGATCGCGGTGATGTACGGCGGCCAGATCGTCCAGTTCGGCACCCCACGGGAATTGTTCGAGCGGCCGAGCCACACCTTTGTCGGCTACTTCATCGGCAGCCCGGGGATGAACCTGATCGAAGTGCAGCCGCAACCGGGCGGGGTCGGCTTCAACTCGACCCACCTGCCGCTGTCCGACGGCTTGCAGCGCCATATCGAACACGGTCAGTGGAAAAATCTGAAGGTCGGCATTCGTCCCGAGTTCATTCACGTGTGGGACGAACCGTTCGATGATGCGATGCAGGCGCGGGTCGTACACGTCGAAGACCTCGGCACGTACAAGATCATGACCCTGGATCTCGATGGCGCGCTGCTGAAAGTGCGTCTGGCCGAGGACAAACCGGTGCCGCAGGGCACGGCCTACATCAGTTTTCCGGCGCAGTGGCTGATGGTCTACGCCGACGAGTTTCTGCTGGATGCAACCGACAGCGAGGTACAGCCATGA
- a CDS encoding ABC transporter ATP-binding protein, giving the protein MSLTLEHVSRTVEGQTWIDDASLKFEPGSFNVLLGRTLSGKTSLMRLMAGLDKPDSGRILMNGVDVTQRPVRLRNVSMVYQQFINYPTMTVFENIASPLRQAGISNEQIQSKVQETAKMLRIEKFLKRYPLELSGGQQQRTAMARALVKDAELILFDEPLVNLDYKLREELRQEMRELFKARHTIAIYATTEPNEALALGGTTTILHEGRVIQSGPSTEVYHQPQTVLAAELFSEPPINLMPGRIAGNEVSFANFVHFPLNVDLRPVGEGEFRFGVRPSHISLVPSNDDDLELAVTVEVAEISGSETFLHVRNEHFLLVLHLPGVHEYDVDAPIRIYIPTHKLFVFDAQGRLVQAPGRRVARVA; this is encoded by the coding sequence ATGTCACTCACCCTGGAGCACGTCAGCCGTACCGTCGAGGGCCAGACCTGGATCGACGATGCGAGCCTGAAATTCGAACCTGGATCCTTCAACGTTTTGCTCGGGCGCACGCTGTCCGGCAAGACCAGTCTGATGCGCCTGATGGCCGGTCTGGACAAGCCCGACAGCGGCCGCATCCTGATGAACGGCGTCGATGTCACCCAGCGCCCGGTGCGTCTGCGCAACGTGTCGATGGTCTATCAGCAGTTCATCAATTACCCGACCATGACGGTGTTCGAGAACATCGCGTCGCCGTTGCGCCAGGCCGGGATCTCCAATGAGCAGATCCAGAGCAAGGTGCAGGAAACCGCGAAGATGCTGCGCATCGAGAAGTTTCTCAAGCGCTATCCGCTGGAACTCTCCGGCGGTCAGCAACAACGCACGGCCATGGCCCGGGCGCTGGTCAAGGATGCCGAACTGATTCTGTTCGACGAGCCGCTGGTCAACCTCGATTACAAACTGCGCGAAGAACTGCGCCAGGAAATGCGCGAGCTGTTCAAGGCCCGCCACACCATCGCCATCTATGCCACCACCGAACCCAACGAAGCGCTGGCGCTGGGCGGCACCACCACCATTCTGCACGAGGGCCGGGTGATCCAGAGCGGCCCGTCGACCGAGGTCTATCACCAGCCACAAACGGTGCTGGCGGCTGAATTGTTTTCCGAGCCGCCGATCAACCTGATGCCGGGGCGTATCGCCGGTAACGAAGTGAGTTTCGCCAACTTCGTGCACTTCCCGTTGAACGTCGACTTGCGGCCGGTGGGCGAGGGCGAGTTCCGCTTTGGCGTGCGTCCGAGCCACATCTCGCTGGTGCCGAGCAACGACGACGACCTGGAACTGGCGGTGACCGTCGAGGTGGCGGAAATCAGCGGTTCCGAAACCTTCCTGCACGTGCGCAACGAGCATTTTCTGCTGGTGCTGCATTTGCCGGGGGTTCACGAATACGACGTCGATGCGCCGATCCGCATCTATATCCCGACTCATAAACTGTTTGTGTTCGATGCGCAGGGCCGCCTGGTGCAGGCACCGGGCCGGCGAGTCGCGAGGGTTGCCTGA
- a CDS encoding sigma-54-dependent Fis family transcriptional regulator: MAAPAPPLSHDAIVQDSWSRCRAFGLNHQSAPAFDQLPAAGIAQLLDRHHSLVQTTHQEVLPYYENILSNSNCLIMLADNQGQVLTSWGTQRFIEPNLARGFQAGASWVERASGTNAIGTALACEQAVHIEHDEHFLKANRFMTGSAAPIFDAERKVIAVLDVSSDSYLPPSHTLGMVKMMSQTVENRLILNLFHGQHFQLTFNTGLNNLDSQWAGLLIFDESGQVLSANRRADNLLGVRLSRVSVESLFKVSLLELINQPDGLPFALQTSGRNRFQCLLKRPKQAPIQARVFAETRATEPKIAVPTAISLSTLHFGDSRVEKAVRQAERLLEKDIPLLIHGETGVGKEVFVKALHQASSRSKQAFIAVNCAAIPAELVESELFGYEKGAFTGANQKGSIGLIRKADKGTLFLDEIGDMPLPTQARLLRVLQERCVQPVGSSELFPVDLRIISATNRSLREQVQLGRFREDLYYRIGGLTLELPPLRERSDKQALFKRLWEQHREPSQWAGLSREVLDLFERHPWPGNLRQVSSVMQVALAMAEEQPIRPEHLPDDFFVDLEMEPVEVAEPLGIDLNDAEALNRELQLAGGNISHLARRLGVSRNTLYKRLRQLEN, from the coding sequence ATGGCCGCACCTGCCCCGCCGCTTTCCCATGACGCCATCGTCCAGGACTCCTGGTCCCGTTGCCGCGCCTTCGGTCTCAATCATCAAAGCGCCCCGGCCTTCGATCAGTTGCCCGCTGCCGGCATCGCGCAGTTGCTCGACCGTCATCATTCGCTGGTGCAGACCACCCACCAGGAAGTGCTGCCGTATTACGAGAACATCCTGAGCAACTCCAACTGCCTGATCATGCTGGCCGACAATCAGGGCCAGGTGCTGACGTCCTGGGGCACCCAGCGTTTCATCGAGCCGAATCTGGCGCGCGGTTTTCAGGCCGGCGCCAGTTGGGTCGAGCGCGCCAGCGGCACCAACGCCATCGGCACGGCGCTGGCCTGCGAGCAAGCAGTGCACATTGAACATGATGAACACTTTCTCAAGGCCAACCGTTTCATGACCGGTTCCGCCGCACCGATTTTCGATGCAGAGCGCAAGGTCATCGCCGTGCTCGATGTGTCCAGCGACAGCTACCTGCCGCCCTCGCACACCCTCGGCATGGTCAAGATGATGAGCCAGACCGTGGAGAATCGGTTGATCCTCAACCTGTTCCACGGCCAGCACTTTCAACTGACCTTCAACACCGGGTTGAACAACCTCGACAGCCAGTGGGCCGGGCTGCTGATCTTTGATGAGAGCGGTCAGGTGCTGTCGGCCAACCGTCGGGCCGACAATCTGTTGGGCGTGCGGTTGTCGCGGGTCAGCGTTGAAAGTCTGTTCAAGGTGTCGTTGCTGGAGTTGATCAATCAGCCGGACGGTTTGCCGTTCGCCTTGCAGACCTCCGGGCGCAATCGTTTCCAGTGTTTGTTGAAACGCCCTAAACAGGCGCCGATTCAGGCGCGGGTCTTTGCTGAAACCAGAGCCACTGAACCAAAAATCGCCGTACCGACGGCCATCAGCCTGAGCACATTGCACTTCGGCGACAGCCGCGTGGAAAAAGCCGTGCGCCAGGCCGAGCGGCTGCTGGAGAAGGACATTCCGCTGCTGATTCACGGGGAAACCGGGGTCGGCAAAGAGGTCTTCGTCAAGGCCCTGCATCAGGCCAGCTCCCGCAGCAAACAGGCGTTCATCGCTGTCAACTGCGCGGCGATCCCCGCCGAACTGGTGGAGTCCGAGCTGTTCGGCTACGAGAAAGGCGCGTTCACCGGCGCCAACCAGAAAGGCAGCATCGGGCTGATCCGCAAGGCCGACAAAGGCACGCTGTTCCTCGATGAAATCGGCGACATGCCGCTACCGACTCAGGCCCGCCTGTTGCGGGTGTTGCAGGAGCGCTGCGTGCAACCGGTGGGCAGCAGCGAGCTGTTTCCGGTGGATCTGCGGATCATCTCCGCCACCAACCGTTCGCTCCGGGAACAGGTGCAACTGGGGCGCTTCCGTGAGGACTTGTACTACCGCATCGGCGGCTTGACCCTCGAATTGCCACCGCTTCGCGAGCGCAGCGACAAGCAGGCGCTGTTCAAACGCCTGTGGGAACAACATCGCGAGCCATCGCAGTGGGCGGGATTGAGTCGCGAGGTGCTGGACTTGTTTGAACGGCATCCGTGGCCGGGCAATCTGCGTCAGGTCAGCAGCGTGATGCAGGTGGCACTGGCGATGGCCGAGGAACAACCGATTCGACCCGAACATTTGCCGGACGACTTTTTTGTCGATCTGGAGATGGAGCCAGTGGAAGTGGCCGAACCGTTGGGCATCGACCTGAACGACGCCGAGGCGTTGAACCGGGAGCTACAACTGGCCGGGGGCAATATTTCCCATCTGGCGCGACGGTTGGGGGTGAGCCGCAATACGCTGTACAAGCGATTGCGGCAGCTTGAGAACTGA
- a CDS encoding MFS transporter: protein MANHYRELVSTPGATGLILASSIARLPQAMIGIGIITMLVQQTGVYWLAGAVAGTFTLANALLGPRISKQVDQHGQSRVLPVVTVFSIVMLLALIVAVHLRAPAALFFVLAALAGTMPSMPSMIRARWTQLFRGKPQLHTAFSLDTVLTELAYIIGPPLAIGLSVSFFAEAGPLVAVGLLAVGVTAFLMQRQTEPKVVAGNRKNSGSTLLIPGVRTIVLALLAMGAIGGSIDVAVVAFANAQGWPASATFILAAYAFGSLVAGLTFGALRVSLAIEKQFFIGILVTAVTGVLPVFSPDVYALSAMLFIAGISFAPTMVVVMKLGTIIIPAARMTEGLTWMTTGISIGVALGGMLAGLVIDACGARAGFGVAIAAGLMMMVVVLMGLRTLAAASAAPVEPAISA from the coding sequence ATGGCTAATCACTATCGCGAGCTGGTATCGACACCCGGCGCCACCGGGCTGATCCTCGCGAGCTCTATCGCCCGACTGCCGCAGGCAATGATCGGCATCGGCATCATCACCATGCTGGTGCAGCAGACCGGCGTTTACTGGCTGGCCGGCGCAGTCGCCGGCACGTTTACCCTGGCCAACGCGCTGCTCGGCCCGCGCATCTCGAAGCAGGTTGATCAGCATGGCCAGAGCCGCGTGCTGCCGGTCGTCACGGTGTTCAGCATCGTCATGCTGCTGGCGCTGATTGTTGCCGTACACCTGAGAGCGCCCGCCGCTTTGTTTTTTGTGCTGGCGGCACTGGCGGGGACGATGCCGAGCATGCCGTCCATGATCCGCGCACGCTGGACGCAGCTGTTTCGTGGCAAGCCGCAGCTGCACACCGCGTTCTCGCTCGACACGGTCCTCACCGAACTGGCTTACATCATCGGCCCGCCACTGGCGATCGGTTTGAGCGTGAGTTTTTTCGCGGAAGCCGGGCCGCTGGTGGCGGTGGGGCTGCTGGCCGTCGGCGTGACGGCGTTTCTCATGCAACGTCAGACCGAACCGAAAGTGGTGGCGGGCAACCGGAAAAACAGCGGATCGACCCTGCTGATTCCCGGCGTTCGCACCATTGTCCTGGCGCTACTGGCGATGGGGGCCATTGGCGGGTCGATTGATGTCGCGGTTGTGGCCTTCGCCAATGCGCAAGGCTGGCCAGCGTCTGCCACCTTTATCCTCGCCGCCTATGCGTTCGGCTCGCTGGTGGCGGGCCTGACCTTCGGCGCGTTGCGGGTTTCGCTGGCGATTGAAAAACAGTTCTTCATCGGGATATTGGTCACGGCAGTTACCGGCGTGTTGCCGGTGTTCTCACCGGACGTTTATGCCCTGTCCGCGATGTTGTTTATTGCTGGTATCTCGTTTGCGCCGACCATGGTTGTGGTCATGAAGCTGGGGACGATCATCATCCCGGCGGCGAGGATGACCGAAGGGCTGACGTGGATGACCACCGGGATCAGCATCGGCGTGGCGCTCGGCGGCATGCTGGCGGGGCTGGTGATTGATGCTTGCGGCGCGCGGGCAGGGTTCGGCGTTGCGATAGCCGCAGGTTTGATGATGATGGTTGTGGTGCTGATGGGCCTGCGTACGTTGGCGGCCGCATCGGCTGCACCTGTTGAGCCAGCAATTTCGGCCTGA
- the cysS gene encoding cysteine--tRNA ligase has protein sequence MLTIYNTLTKSKEVFKPLDGNKVRMYVCGMTVYDYCHLGHGRSMVAFDLVTRWLRFSGYDLTYVRNITDIDDKIINRANENGESFEALTERMIAAMHEDEARLNIKKPDMEPRATDHIPGMHAMIQTLIDKGYAYAPGNGDVYYRVGKFMGYGKLSRKKIEDLRIGARIEVDEAKEDPLDFVLWKGVKPGEPSWESPWGAGRPGWHIECSVMSTCCLGETFDIHGGGSDLEFPHHENEIAQSEAATGKTYANAWMHCGMIRINGEKMSKSLNNFFTIRDVLDKYHPEVVRYLLVSSHYRSAINYSEDNLKDAKGALERFYHALKGLPNVAPAGGEAFVERFTTVMNDDFGTPEACAVLFEMVREINRLRESDLDAAAGLAARLKELASVLGVLQLEADDFLQAGAEGRVDAAEVETLIAARLAARAGKDWAESDRIRDLLTAMGVVLEDGKGGTTWRLAD, from the coding sequence GTGCTTACGATCTACAACACGCTCACCAAGAGCAAAGAAGTCTTCAAGCCGCTGGATGGCAACAAGGTGCGCATGTACGTCTGCGGGATGACCGTGTATGACTACTGCCACCTGGGCCATGGTCGCAGCATGGTCGCGTTCGACCTGGTGACCCGCTGGTTGCGGTTCAGCGGATATGACCTGACCTACGTGCGCAACATCACCGACATCGACGACAAGATCATCAACCGGGCCAACGAGAACGGCGAGTCGTTCGAAGCGTTGACCGAGCGCATGATCGCCGCGATGCACGAAGACGAAGCGCGCCTGAACATCAAGAAGCCGGACATGGAGCCGCGCGCCACGGATCACATCCCTGGCATGCACGCGATGATCCAGACCCTGATCGACAAGGGTTACGCCTACGCCCCGGGCAATGGCGACGTGTACTACCGCGTCGGCAAGTTCATGGGTTACGGCAAGCTGTCGCGCAAGAAGATCGAAGACCTGCGCATCGGTGCGCGGATCGAGGTCGACGAAGCCAAGGAAGATCCGCTGGACTTCGTGCTCTGGAAAGGCGTCAAGCCGGGCGAGCCGAGCTGGGAATCGCCGTGGGGCGCCGGGCGTCCGGGCTGGCACATCGAGTGCTCGGTGATGTCCACCTGCTGCCTGGGTGAGACGTTCGACATTCATGGCGGCGGCAGCGACCTGGAGTTCCCGCACCACGAAAACGAAATCGCCCAGAGCGAAGCGGCCACCGGCAAGACCTACGCCAACGCGTGGATGCATTGCGGCATGATCCGTATCAATGGCGAGAAGATGTCCAAGTCCTTGAACAACTTCTTCACCATTCGCGACGTGCTCGACAAGTACCACCCGGAAGTCGTGCGTTACCTGCTGGTGTCGAGCCACTACCGCAGCGCGATCAACTACTCGGAAGACAACCTCAAGGACGCCAAGGGCGCACTGGAGCGTTTCTACCACGCGTTGAAAGGCCTGCCGAACGTCGCACCGGCGGGCGGCGAAGCGTTCGTCGAGCGTTTCACCACGGTGATGAACGACGACTTCGGCACGCCGGAAGCCTGCGCGGTGCTGTTCGAGATGGTGCGTGAGATCAACCGCCTGCGCGAGAGCGATCTCGATGCTGCGGCCGGTCTGGCAGCGCGCCTGAAAGAACTGGCCAGCGTGCTGGGTGTGTTGCAGCTCGAAGCCGATGACTTCCTGCAGGCCGGCGCCGAAGGGCGTGTCGATGCAGCGGAAGTCGAAACGCTGATCGCTGCGCGTCTGGCGGCACGTGCCGGCAAGGACTGGGCCGAATCCGACCGCATCCGCGACCTGCTCACCGCCATGGGCGTGGTGCTGGAAGACGGCAAGGGCGGCACGACCTGGCGTCTGGCTGACTGA
- a CDS encoding glutamine--tRNA ligase/YqeY domain fusion protein, whose protein sequence is MSKPTVDPTSNSKTGPVTPVNFLRPIIQADLDSGKHTQIVTRFPPEPNGYLHIGHAKSICVNFGLAQEFGGVTHLRFDDTNPAKEDQEYIDAIESDVKWLGFEWSGEVRYASQYFDQLHDWAVELIKAGKAYVDDLTPEQAKEYRGSLTEPGKNSPFRDRSVEENLDWFARMRAGEFPDGARVLRAKIDMASPNMNLRDPIMYRIRHAHHHQTGDKWCIYPNYDFTHGQSDAIEGITHSICTLEFESHRPLYEWFLDALPVPAHPRQYEFSRLNLNYTITSKRKLKQLVDEKHVNGWDDPRMSTLSGFRRRGYTPASIRNFCDMIGTNRSDGVVDFGMLEFSIRQDLDANAPRAMCVLRPLKVVITNYPEDQVDNLELPRHPQKEELGVRQLPFAREIYIDRDDFMEEPPKGYKRLEPNGEVRLRGSYVIRADEAIKDADGNIVELRCSYDPDTLGKNPEGRKVKGVIHWVPAAASIECEVRLYDRLFRSPNPEKAEDSASFLDNINPDSLQVLTGCRAEPSLGNAQPEDRFQFEREGYFVADIKDSKPGQPVFNRTVTLRDSWGQ, encoded by the coding sequence ATGAGCAAGCCCACTGTCGACCCTACCTCGAATTCCAAGACCGGCCCCGTTACGCCGGTCAATTTCCTGCGCCCGATCATCCAGGCGGACCTGGACTCGGGTAAGCACACGCAGATCGTCACCCGTTTCCCGCCTGAGCCCAACGGCTACCTGCACATCGGCCACGCCAAGTCGATCTGTGTGAACTTCGGCCTGGCCCAGGAGTTCGGCGGCGTTACCCACCTGCGTTTCGACGACACCAACCCGGCCAAGGAAGACCAGGAATACATCGACGCGATCGAAAGCGACGTCAAATGGCTGGGTTTCGAATGGTCCGGCGAAGTGCGCTACGCCTCGCAATACTTCGACCAGTTGCACGACTGGGCCGTCGAGCTGATCAAGGCCGGCAAGGCCTACGTCGACGACCTGACGCCTGAGCAAGCCAAGGAATACCGCGGCAGCCTGACCGAGCCTGGCAAGAACAGCCCGTTCCGCGACCGTTCGGTGGAAGAGAACCTGGACTGGTTCGCCCGCATGCGCGCCGGCGAGTTCCCGGACGGTGCCCGCGTACTGCGCGCCAAGATCGACATGGCCTCGCCGAACATGAACCTGCGCGACCCGATCATGTACCGCATCCGCCACGCCCATCACCACCAGACCGGTGACAAGTGGTGCATCTACCCGAACTACGACTTCACCCACGGTCAGTCGGACGCCATCGAAGGCATCACCCACTCGATCTGCACCCTGGAGTTCGAAAGCCATCGTCCGCTGTACGAGTGGTTCCTCGACGCACTGCCAGTGCCGGCGCACCCGCGTCAGTACGAGTTCAGCCGCCTGAACCTCAACTACACCATCACCAGCAAGCGCAAGCTCAAGCAACTGGTTGACGAGAAACACGTCAACGGCTGGGACGATCCGCGCATGTCGACGCTGTCGGGCTTCCGCCGCCGTGGCTACACCCCGGCGTCGATCCGCAACTTCTGCGACATGATCGGCACCAACCGTTCCGACGGTGTGGTCGACTTCGGCATGCTCGAGTTCAGCATCCGTCAGGATCTGGACGCGAACGCCCCGCGCGCCATGTGCGTGCTGCGTCCGTTGAAAGTCGTGATCACCAATTATCCGGAAGACCAGGTCGACAACCTCGAACTGCCGCGTCATCCGCAAAAAGAAGAACTCGGCGTGCGCCAGCTGCCGTTCGCCCGTGAAATCTACATCGACCGCGATGACTTCATGGAAGAGCCGCCAAAAGGCTACAAGCGCCTGGAGCCGAACGGCGAAGTGCGCCTGCGCGGCAGCTACGTGATCCGTGCCGACGAAGCGATCAAGGACGCCGACGGCAACATCGTCGAGCTGCGTTGCTCGTACGATCCGGACACCTTGGGCAAGAACCCTGAAGGCCGCAAGGTCAAAGGCGTGATCCACTGGGTGCCGGCCGCTGCCAGCATCGAGTGCGAAGTTCGCCTGTACGATCGCCTGTTCCGTTCTCCGAACCCGGAGAAGGCCGAAGACAGCGCGAGTTTCCTGGACAATATCAACCCTGACTCACTGCAAGTGCTGACCGGTTGTCGTGCCGAGCCTTCGCTGGGCAATGCACAGCCGGAAGACCGTTTCCAGTTCGAGCGCGAAGGTTACTTCGTCGCGGATATCAAGGACTCGAAACCAGGTCAGCCGGTATTCAACCGTACCGTGACCCTGCGCGATTCGTGGGGCCAGTGA
- a CDS encoding peptidylprolyl isomerase produces MTQVKLTTNFGDIVLQLDAEKAPVTTANFIEYVKKGHYENVVFHRVIKGFMIQGGGFEPGMKEKKDKSPSIQNEADNGLKNDKYTIAMARTMDPHSASAQFFINASDNSFLNHTAKTAQGWGYAVFGKVVAGTDVVDKIEGVSTTSKAGHQDVPADDVIIEKAEIIEA; encoded by the coding sequence ATGACTCAAGTTAAATTGACCACCAACTTCGGTGACATCGTCCTGCAACTGGACGCTGAAAAGGCGCCGGTCACCACCGCCAACTTCATCGAATACGTTAAAAAGGGTCACTACGAGAACGTCGTGTTCCACCGCGTCATCAAAGGTTTCATGATCCAGGGCGGCGGTTTCGAGCCAGGCATGAAAGAAAAGAAAGACAAGAGCCCGAGCATCCAGAACGAAGCCGACAACGGTCTGAAGAACGACAAGTACACCATCGCCATGGCCCGTACCATGGACCCGCATTCGGCATCGGCGCAGTTCTTCATCAACGCCTCCGACAACAGCTTCCTCAACCATACCGCCAAGACCGCTCAGGGCTGGGGTTATGCCGTGTTCGGTAAAGTGGTTGCGGGCACCGACGTTGTCGACAAGATCGAAGGCGTTTCCACCACGTCCAAGGCAGGCCACCAGGACGTACCAGCAGACGACGTGATCATCGAGAAAGCCGAGATCATCGAAGCGTGA
- the lpxH gene encoding UDP-2,3-diacylglucosamine diphosphatase: MILLISDLHLEEERPDITRAFLDLLAGRARSASALYILGDFFEAWIGDDAMTPFQRSICQALRELSDSGTAIFLMHGNRDFMLGKAFCKEAGCTLLKDPSVVQFYGEPVLLMHGDSLCTRDEAYMKLRRYLRNPLSLFILHNLPLRTRHKLARKLRSESRAQTRMKANDIVDVTPEEIPRIMQEYGVKTLVHGHTHRPAIHKLQIGDQAAKRIVLGDWDRQGWALQVDETGFALAPFDFAPPPSLPAPTV; the protein is encoded by the coding sequence GTGATATTGCTGATTTCAGACTTGCATCTGGAAGAGGAGCGCCCGGACATTACCCGGGCGTTTCTGGATTTGCTCGCCGGACGCGCCCGCTCGGCGAGTGCGTTGTACATTCTGGGCGACTTTTTCGAGGCGTGGATTGGCGACGACGCCATGACCCCCTTCCAGCGTTCCATCTGCCAGGCCCTGCGCGAACTCAGCGACAGCGGCACGGCCATTTTTCTGATGCACGGCAATCGCGACTTCATGCTCGGCAAGGCCTTCTGCAAAGAGGCCGGCTGTACGCTGTTGAAGGACCCGAGTGTCGTGCAGTTTTACGGCGAACCGGTATTGCTGATGCACGGCGACAGCCTGTGTACCCGCGACGAAGCCTATATGAAGCTGCGCCGCTATCTGCGCAATCCGCTGAGCCTGTTCATCCTGCACAACCTGCCCTTGCGCACCCGCCACAAGCTGGCGCGCAAGCTGCGCAGCGAAAGCCGGGCGCAGACGCGGATGAAGGCCAATGACATCGTCGATGTCACGCCGGAGGAAATTCCGCGGATCATGCAGGAATACGGGGTGAAAACCCTGGTTCACGGGCACACCCATCGCCCGGCCATCCACAAGTTGCAGATCGGCGATCAGGCGGCGAAGCGGATTGTGCTGGGGGATTGGGATCGTCAGGGCTGGGCGTTGCAGGTGGATGAGACCGGGTTTGCGTTGGCGCCGTTTGACTTCGCACCGCCGCCTTCACTGCCCGCCCCAACCGTCTAA